The Erpetoichthys calabaricus chromosome 13, fErpCal1.3, whole genome shotgun sequence genome has a window encoding:
- the fbxo32 gene encoding F-box only protein 32 — protein sequence MPFLGQDWRSPGQSWVKTGDGWKKYSNEEDNNCVSFESNCEGNNKENIFDTFNCGVAIKKRKKDLLNNNAKLPYFYRDKWIYVHKESTKERHGYCTLGEAFNRLDFSNAILDSRRFNYIVRLLELIAKSQLTSLSGIAQKNYMNILEKVVQKVLEDQQNIRLIRELLQSLYRSLCSLVQGMGKSVLVGNINMWVQRMQNILLWQQQLNNIQITRPNPAGMTLTDLPVCLQLNIMQRLSDGRDIVSLGQVSPSLNKLSEDRLLWKKLCHYHFTDRQICKRLIVNEKGQLDWKKMYFKLVRCYPRREQYGDTLVFCTHCHILFWKDSCHPCTANNTESCCIPVAPQDFINLFKY from the exons atgccaTTTCTAGGGCAGGATTGGCGATCACCTGGGCAGAGCTGGGTGAAAACTGGAGACGggtggaaaaaatattcaaacgAAGAAGACAACAACTGTGTGAGCTTTGAGAG caACTGCGAAGGAAATAACaaggaaaatatttttgataCCTTCAACTGTGGCGTGGCcatcaagaaaaggaagaaggATCTTCTGAACAACAACGCCAAGCTCCCAt ACTTTTACAGAGATAAATGGATATACGTGCATAAGGAGAGCACCAAAGAG CGTCACGGCTACTGCACCCTCGGTGAAGCCTTCAACCGTTTAGATTTCTCAAATGCAATTTTGGATTCCAGAAGATTTAACTACATAGTGAGG ttgCTGGAGCTTATCGCAAAATCCCAGCTCACTTCGCTCAGCGGAATCGCCCAGAAGAACTACATGAACATCCTCGAGAAGGTGGTGCAGAAAG TTCTGGAAGATCAGCAGAATATCCGCCTCATTAGGGAACTGCTTCAGAGCCTCTACAGATCCCTCTGTAGCCTGGTGCAGGGCATGGGCAAATCTGTGCTGGTGGGCAACATCAACATGTGGGTGCAGCGCATGCAGAACATCCTCCTGTGGCAGCAGCAGCTGAATAACATCCAGATAACACGG CCAAACCCGGCAGGGATGACCCTGACAGACCTTCCTGTGTGCTTACAGCTGAACATCATGCAGCGGTTATCCGACGGGAGGGATATCGTCAGCCTGGGGCAGGTGTCTCCATCCTTGAACAAGCTCTCGGAGGACAGGCTGCTGTGGAAGAAGCTTTGCCATTATCATTTCACAGATCGGCAG ATATGCAAGCGTCTGATTGTAAATGAAAAGGGTCAGCTGGACTGGAAGAAGATGTACTTTAAGCTGGTGAGATGTTACCCGAGAAGAGAACAGTATGGAGACACCCTCGTCTTCTGTACCCACTGCCACATCCTCTTCTGGAAG GATTCCTGCCACCCCTGTACGGCTAACAACACAGAGTCCTGCTGCATTCCTGTTGCACCACAAGACTTCATCAACCTTTTCAAGTACTAA